The genomic interval TGGTTCATCAGCAGGTTCGATCCCGCGATCAGCTTGATCGCTCCGCCCTGCTCCAGCAGTTGATCGCGAAAGACCTGAACCTGATCGGAATCGCCCAGCACATTGGTCTGGCGGATCATGTTCAGCGACACCATGTCGCCCTGGATGTGCAGCACCCGCACCCCGTCCAGCCCCTGCAGGGCGGGATCGTTCAGCAGCGACTGTGGCAAGCCGATCGGGCCGTCGCCCGCCTTGGCCATCATATTGCCCATATCCGAGGTCATCTCTTTATAGACCGGCTTGCCCGCCTGCACGATGGTCGAGGAGTTCATCAGCAGATTGTCACCCGAACTGACCGACACCTCGGTCCCGCCCTTGGCCATGATGCGGTCGTCATCCACCATCACGTTCTTCTGGATCACGGCATTGAGGTTGATCACATAGCCGTCGATCAGGATCACATCGAACTGCGTTCCCAGCTCATTCAGCGAGATCTTGTCGAGGCTGTTGTTCTCGCCCATCAGCAGCAGCGTTTCCGCGGCATTCAGCGTGACTGACACCATGTCGTTATCGGTCACGAGGTTATACTGGTCGATCCAGTTGGCATTGATCAGGCTGCCTTTCAGCGTCGCCGTGACCCAGAATTGCGGCGCATCGCCATCGCCGCCACGCGGCGCAATCGGGTTCGAGAAGGTCTGATAGGTGGCGTAGTTCAGCGATGTGGTGGGCGCGGCCCCGTTTGCCTCGGCCGACAGTCCCGTGAGTGTGTCCTGATCGCTCCAGACATTGGTCTGGCTGACGATATTATAGCTATAGACCCCCAGCCCGGTCGCGATCACCGGCGCCGCGATCCAGGCGGCGCTGATGCTGACCTCATTCACCAGGGTGTTGTTGCCAAGAATCAGGTCATGCGCCGCATCTGCATTAACCGTGATAACCTCGCCGTCCAGGCCTGCCGATGTCGGGCCGTCCTTGCTGATCTTGGCGGCCTTGGCCTCTGCCTGTTCTTCCGCCTCACGCTCTGCCTCGGCTTTCTTTTCAAGCCGGTAAAGCGGCAAAAGCTCATCCAGTTTCGGCGCCTCGGTCACGGCCTCGCCATTCAGGAACCAGCCTTCGGGATCGGTCCCAAGGCAGATGAACACCGTCGCATCGGGTATCGTCTGTTCGGGCAATTCCATATCCCGGAATGCCACGGCAATGTCGCGAAAGGCCATTTCATCGGCAGGCAGATCGGGGCGCAGCGCGATGCCAAGCTGATCGGACTGCTGCGCCAGATCCATCATCTTCGCGTCCAGCCGCATCAGGCTGACCACGCCGCCCTCGATCTTCTGCGCGTCGAGGATATCATCGTCGCGCAGCCACAATTGGCTGACGACGATCAACGCGACCGAGCCGGGCGCGGGCAATGTCGGCGCGGCATCGGGCGGATCCGGGGGCTCTGGCGGATCGGGCGGATCGGGCGGCTCCACGATCAGTTCGGGCGGATCGACCGGTGGCCGAAGCCGCAGCGCCGAGACACCCCCGACCAGCCCGGCCGCCTGCGCTTCCTCCAGCGGCGCGGTGAAATAAAGCGGTCCGGAGAGATTGTCATAAAACGCCGAATAGACCAGCGGGATCTGATCCATCACCATGCCCGGCGGCGTATAGGGAATATCGGGGATGTAGTCGGGAATGGCATAGGGATGCGGCGTCACCACATCCAGAGGGATGATTTCGCTGGGCTCAATGTCGGATTTATGCGCCGAGATCCGGTCATATTCGACCCACATCCGACCGCGTTGATCCGCGATCTGGAAAATGCCGGCAAAATGCCAGATTGCCTCTTCAGCAGCTTGAATTTTAAGCATTTCAGTCTCGTCCTAACCCGCCACTTTCTGCACAGACACCCGGCACGAGCCTCTTATGGGTGATCCTGCGCGGATTGCGCCGCGCAGGATCCTGTCAGGGGTGGCGATCAGCCACCCAGGTCGTCGTCGCCAATCACGGTCGAGCTGAGGTTGCCACCAACCACGGTCATATCGACCGTGTTGTTCAGCACATTGGCGCCCATCACGATGCTCTGGTTGAAGGCAGTGGTCTCCAGCAGGGCATCGGCAGATGCGGACGAGGTCCCGGTGACGAAGCCATCATCGCCGTTATTCGACCCCCAGGAACCGGCATGGGCGTAGCCGCCATCGCCGTTCATGACCTGACCGCCGGCACCGCCATAGCCGCTGTCGGTATTGATACCGTCACCGCCATAGGCCGTGCCGCCCGTGGACGAAGCCATCCCGCTGGCGCCACCGCTGGTCATCCCGGTTGCACCACCCGTTCCGGCACCGCCCGTCGCATTGCCGGTGCCGCTGCCGGTACCATCGGCACTGCCGCCGCCGCCGGCGTTCGTGTAGGCTTGGCTGGACGCCTCGCCCATGCCGTTGCCAGCAGTTGCGTCACCGGCCATGCTGGCCGCCGCAGCAAGGGCCGCACCAAGGCCGGTCCCCATGGCACCATCGCCACCGTCACCGCCATCGGCGCCAGCACCGCCCGGACCACCTGCGCCCGACGTGCCACCATTGCCGCTATCGTTGTTCACCCCGGCGCCCAGCAGGCCGCCAAGACCAAGCGCACCGGACATGCCGCCATCGGCCGAACCCGTGCCGCCGCCGTCGCCACCGTCGCCGCCATTACCGGCACCGGCGCCGTTGCCGCCATCGCCATGACCCATGGCACCGGCCTTGCCGCCCGCATGGGCGTTGCCACCGGTGGCATCGCCACCAAGACCCGCGCCAATACCAGCAGACAGACCGGCGGCGTCACCACCGTCAGCCGAACCGCCCAGACCCGCGCCGACACCGATCCCGGCAGCAATGCCGCCTTCGCCGTCACCGGCCATGGCCTTCGTCCCGCCAGCGCTGCCGCTGTCGGCGCTGCTGCCATAGGCGCTTGCGTCACCGCCATTGGCATCGGCATGTCCGCCGCCGCCATCAGCGTTAGAGCCGCCACCGCCGCTGCCGCCCTGGCCACCGGCATCAATGCCCTTTTCGGCCGTGGCATGGCCGCCACTCACGCTGCCATTCTGGTTGAACGGCCCATCGTTCGAGACATTGGGGTTCTCCAGCGTGTCCTGATCATCCAGATTCCACGCATTCGCCTGAACGACGGCCGTGTTGTTGTTGCCGTTCAGAGAGTTGTTCAGCACGTTGTCGATATCAAGATCGCGCGTCCCGATCCCGATATCGCCGTCGCGATTGACCAGCATATCGCCCATCGTGCCATAGGCATTGTCCAGATCGATATCGGCATAGTCGTTATCGGTCGGCTGCCAGCCGTCGATGCCCAGGTCGACATTCACCGAGGTCGACACATCGGTATCGACATTGGTCGAGACGTCGGTGTCGTTGTTCGCGGTGTTGTTGGCCGTGTTATTGGCATCGTTATCGGCGTTGTTGTCGGCATTGTTGCTGGCCGCATTGTCCGCCGCATTGGACGCGCTGTTGTCAGCAGCGTTGCTGGCGGCATTGCTTGCGGCATTGGCAGCATCATTGTCAGCGCCGTTGTTCGCGTTGTTGGTCGCATCGTTTTCGTTGGACGATTTATTCTTGGCAGCATTGCCCGCCAGGTTCATCGCACCATTCGCAGCACCGTTCAGCGCACCATTGGCAGCAGCATTGGCGGCATAGGTTTCCGACGTGCTCGCGCTGTCATTGGTGTTCGAATTGGTGTTGGTGTTGCTTTGCTGCTGGTCCTGATCCTGGTCCTGTTTGCTCTTCTGACCCTGCTTCTGACCCTGATGCTGATGTTGATCCTGGTCTTGGTCCTGGTCCTGATCCTGGCTCTGATTGGTCTTGCCCATGGGCCAGGTGAAGAGGTTCATATTACGGCTACCAGCCATGTCATTTACTCCTGTTGGCAGGCGGGAACGGCCATCTGTTCGCAAGCACGCATGCCGCCTGGTTCCGGTGGGAGAAGGCAAGACGCTACCGCCGCCGAGCAAATGCTCACCGTGAAGACGGTACGACCGTCGCGGCTTACCCATTTCCGATTGGCCCGCCTCCACCATGGCAAGGCCACGCATGCCCGGCCTTGATCCGGCACTTGGGCACAGATTAACGATACGCCCTTGATAAGGCGCCCGCATAGCCGGACGAAGGGTTAGAATGGCGCTGCGCGATGGCACTAGCTGCGGTGGCAGATAGGTTAGTCAGCACAACGCAAAAGTGCATACCAAACCAGAAATTCGGTTTAACCTATTTGGCTAGGTCTGCACAAAAAGTAAACTATATGGTATTGTTTCTAAAGGACATGCCATGCCGGTTTTAAAGTTTCGGCAGAACCCCGAAATAGAGCATAAGCATCTTAATAACGAAGAAGGTTTGTGTTATATTTTAACGGGGCTTCGACAGAATTTTACATCTAAAGAACAAAGAAACGCACTGCGATTCTTTTTCGGATTAGTTGTGTGTGAGGGACAGCGGAGATGGAGGTGAATGCTATTTTGAGTAATCCAAACACTGCCCTCAAAGCGCCCGAAACCACGATGCCAGAGATCGTTTTCGTCGGCCATCAGTGTAACTTTTCCCAGTCGCTGATCACGGCTACAACACAGGAGCTTGGTTACACAGTATCAAAGGTACTGTCATCTTTCAATGATATGTACAAATTGATAAGCCAAAAAGGCGGAGATCCGACCGTTCTGGTCATGGATGAGCCGACATTGCGCGATCTTCAGGACAGGGACCGGCAGTTTCTGCTGGAGCTTGGCGACAATGTCGCGATCGGTCTGGCCTTCGGTTCGGTCGCCTTTGGCGTCGCCTGTTACAATGATCCGGCGTTGCGGACGCGCTCGATCAGCATCTTTCCGATCAATGTGCGGCTGGATGTCTGGCTGTCCATTGTCCGGCTGATCTCTCACGGTGGCAGCTATGTCTGCCCCGATGTGATCGCGGAACAGGCGTCCGACATGCGGCACGACCCGAATGAAGATATCTGCCTGACGCAGCGACAGATCGACGTGCTGCGCCTGGTTGCCGACGGCCAGCCCAACAAGCGGATCGCAGATCAGCTTGGCCTGTCGGTTCATACGGTCAAGCTTCATCTGCATAATGCCTGCCTGCGTCTGGGCGCGCGCAACAGGACCGAGGCCGCGATGCGGTTTCGGGCCAGCAGATTATGACAGAGCGATCCACGCATGGCCTTGCCGCACCCTCTGAACAGGATCTGGATGCGGTCATGCTGCGCGTGGGCCGTCTCAACTATACCTGGAGCAATACCGAAAGCCTGCTGATCCACATGCTTGCGGGTCTGACGGGAATGACCAAGGATGCGGCGGTCGTGGTGTTCCTGTCGGTCACCGCGACCCGCACCCGGATCGAGCTTGTCGAAAGGCTGGCAAAGCTGAGCCTGCCCGCAGGCGATCAGCAGACCGAGCTGCTGGACCTGACGTCACGCCTGACCCGGCTGCAATCGGTACGAAACCGCTATAACCACAGCATCTGGTCATTCGAGGAGGACGGCTCGGTCTCGACGATCCTGATGCGGATCGCGGATCGCCGGGACCGGATCCATATGGGCCGCAAGCAGAACCTGGGCGAAAAGGAACTGGCCAAGCTGGACCAGGACCTGCAGACGCTGTCCACGCTGAACCGCGATATGTGGCAGTTCCTGCAAAGCTACGGCTACCCGATCGGGTAAGCTTTCAGGATCAGGCGCTCAGCGCCTGATCGGTCTGGGACAAACTGTCGTCGCTGTCATCCGGCGCGATCATTTCGGCCACCACCTTGGCCAGCGTCACGCTGCCAATGACCTTGCCCGATGCGTCCGCGACATTGGCGCGGCCATATTCGGCATTGGTCATGGTCCGCGCGGCCTCTTCCAGAATGACATCGGCGGGCAGCGTGACCGGCGATTCCACCGTCACGCCGCGGCGGGTGATGGTGCCCACTTTCAAGACCTTACCACGGCTGACCTCTCGGACGAAATCGGCGATGTAATCATCCTTGGGACGCAGCACGATCTGTTCGCCGGTGCCTTCCTGCACGATCCTGCCCGCCCGCAGGATCGCGATACGGTCGCCCAGACGCAGCGCCTCGTCCAGATCATGGGTGATGAAGATGATCGTCTTGCGCAGTTCTTCCTGCAGATCCAGCAGCACCGATTGCATATCCATGCGGATCAGCGGGTCCAGCGCCGAGAACGCCTCATCCATCAGCAGGATCTCGGCATCGTTGGTCAATGCGCGGGCAAGGCCCACGCGCTGCTGCATACCGCCCGAAAGCTGGTTGGGATAGCTTTCCTCGAACCCTTTCAGCCCGACGCGTTCGATCCAGTAGCGGGCGCGTTCCTTGGCCTGATTGCTGCTGACGCCACGAATATTCAGCCCGTAGGTGGTGTTTTCCATCACCGTGCGATGCGGGAAAAGGGCGAATTTCTGAAACACCATCGCGGTTTTCTGACGCCGGAAATCCCGCAACTGCTGCTGCGACATCCGCACAACGTCCTGACCGTCGAACATGATTTCACCCACAGTCGGCTCGATCAGGCGATTGATATGGCGGATCAGCGTCGATTTGCCCGACCCCGAAAGCCCCATCACCACCTGAATGCGACCTGCAGGGATGGTCAGGTTGATATCATCCAGCCCCAGAACGTGATCGTATTTCTCTTTCAGCTCATCCTTGGTCATCCCGGCCTTGACGTCGGCGACATGGGCCGCGCCGTTCGGGCCGAAAATCTTGTAAAGCCCGCGAATGTCGATGTCGTGAATTGCCTCAGCCATGGACGGCCTCCAGATGCTTTTGCAGCCGCTTGCCATAGGCCTGGGTCGAGCGGTCGAAGATGATCGCGATGGCCACGATGGCCAGACCATTCATGACGCCAAGGGTGAAATACTGGTTGTTGATCGCCTGCAGAACCGGCTGGCCAAGGCCGCGCACCCCGATCATCGAGGCCACCACAACCATGGCAAGGCTCATCATGATGGTCTGGTTCACCCCCGCCATGATGGTCGGCAGGGCCAGCGGCAATTGCACATCCTTCAGCTTCTGCATGGCCGAAGAGCCAAAGGCATCGGCCGCCTCCAACACATCCTTGGGCACCTGCCTGATGCCCAGATTGGTGAGCCGGATGATCGGCGGGATCGCATAGATCACCACGGCGATCACACCCGGCACCTTGCCAAGGCCAAAGATCATCACGACCGGAATCAGATAAACGAAGCTGGGCATGGTCTGCATCATGTCCAGAATCGGCGTGATGATCGCATTTGCCCGGTCCGAGCGCGCCATCAGGATACCAATGGGAATGCCCACCACGATCGCGATCAGCGTACAGACCGCCACCATGGCAATGGTGCGCATGGTATCCTCCCACATCCCGAACAGACCGATCAGATACAGCGCGATCACGGTGCCAAGAACGATTTTCCAGCTGCGACTAAGCCCCCAGACAATCAGCGCCATCGCCGCCATGACAAGGATCCAGGGCGTGTCGATCAGAAGATCTTCAATGAATGTCAGCAGGGTCTGGATCGGATGAAACATCTTCTCCAGCGGCTCGCCATAGGCGCGGGTAAATTCGCGAAAGCCGCCGTCGATGGTGACGCGGATATCGCGAAGATCGCCACGGCTAAGCGAAGGAAAATCGATAAGGTCCATCTGTCTTCTTCATTTCTGTCCGGTGGTTGCGGGAAAGGCCACGACGCGCGCGAAACGCGCCGCAGCCATGTCAGCCGGGCTTACAGCGCGTCCTGCACCCGCTTGGCGACATCCTCGGACACCCACTCGCCCCAGACTTCGGGATGGTTTTCCAGGAAGTAATAGGCGCCATCCTCATTGGTGGCCTGATTGTCCCCCATCCAGGCCAGCATGGCGTTCACCGTCTCATTCGACCAGGCACGCTTGCCCAGGTAATCCATTGTCACCGCATTCGCTTCGGCAAATTCCTTGGTCACAGCGGTGAACACGTCCGAGCGCGGCCACTCGTTCAGCTCGGGCTCGGGGCAGTTATTGACCACGGTGCAGCTGTCCCATGCCTCGCGGTTGTGATCGACGCCCAGTTCCAGGCGGGTCATCTCGTATTTGCCCAGAATCGCGGTCGGCGCCCAGTAATAGCCCAGCCAGCCCTCGTCACGGTTGAAGGCGCGCGCGATCGAGCCATCAAGGCCCGCCGCTGAACCAGGATCGATCAATTCGAAACCTTTACCTTCAATATCCATCGCACGCGTTTGATTTTGCGTGATGATCTGGCACGCCCAACCCGAGGGGCAGCTGAAGAAAGCACCCTTGCTTTCATCCTCTGCTCCCGGGAACAGGTCGGGATGCTGCAGCGCCTCTTCCAGCGTCTTGATGTTGTTTTCTTCCGCCAGCTTCGTCGGGATCCAGAAGCCCTCGACCCCGCCATCGGACAGGATTTCCGAGGCGATGATGATCCGCCCCTCCTCGACAGCCGCATCCAGCGGGATCTTCACTGCATTCACCCACAATTCGGGCGCAACATCAGGTTCGGCCTTTTCGTTCATCGAGGTGAAGGTCGGCACCGTATCGCCGGTGATCAGTTCGACATTGCAGTCATAGCCTTCCTCAAGAATGATCTTGTCCACCCAGGCGGCCAGCCCGGCAGAGGCCCAGTTCATTTCCGCAATGGTCACATCGCCGCAGTCTTCCGCCGCGAATGCCGCAGGGGCAACAGTCATCAGACCCAAAAGGGCCAAACCGGTCTTGAGAGGTGTCATAGGGGTTCCTTCCGTATCGCAATACGATGATTCAGCCTCATCTCGGCTCGACGAACCGTCTCTGAGGACGCGCGCCAGTGCGCGGATACCTACAAACCATAGAGGTCAGGTTTTCAGTTGTCACACCTTGACGGAAAGGTAATTTTTCAAGTTATTGATATTGAATGATTATTTATTTAAACAATGTCCAGAAGTTACGCTTTATCAACTGCAGGGATAAATAAATGCATACAAGAAAAATCTATATCGGCGGCCAGGAAAGGATCTTCACCGCCGCCGATCGTCATTCTCACCTCACAAATATCAATCAGCGCGAGGCGAGTTTCCGCTCGATCGCGACCCAAATCGCCTCTGCGGCATTTATCCCGTCAAATCGTTCCAATTCCTGAATGCCGGTCGGAGAGGTCACGTTGATTTCGGTCAGCCACCCGTCAATCACGTCGATCCCGGTGAAGAGCAGCCCCTTTTCCTTCAGAACGGGGGTCAGCCGAGCGCAGATCTCATGCTCGCGCTCAGTCAGCCCGACCTTCTCGGCCCGGCCACCGACATGCATATTGGACCGGGTTTCACCCTTTTGCGGAACGCGGTTGATGGCACCGACCGGCTCGCCATCGACAAGGATGATACGCTTGTCGCCCTCGACCACTGCCGACAGATATTTCTGCGCAATCATCGGCTCGCGATTGATCCCCGCAAATGTTTCTAGCAGCGACGAGAGATTCGGATCGCCGGGCTTCAGATGGAAAACCCCTGCCCCGCCATTGCCGTAAAGCGGCTTGACGATGATCTCTCCATGCTTGGCGCGAAAGTCCCTGAAGGCCGCCGGATCGCGGGCGATCATCGTGGGCGGCGTCAGATCAGGGAAGTCCAGCACCATCAGCTTTTCCGGACTGTTGCGCACCCAGAACGGGTCATTCACCACCAGCGTATCGGGATGCACGCGATCCAGAAGATGGGTCGAGGTGACATAGGCCATGTCGAACGGCGGATCCTGCCGCAGCCAGATCACATCGAATTCCGAGAGATCGACCTCGGCCCAGTCGCCGAAGCTGACATGATTGCCCTCTTCACGCCGCAGCGTGATCGGCCGTCCTTTCGCAATGACCCGCCCTTCATCATAGCGCAAATTATCCGGCGTATATTGGAACAGACGGTGCCCCCTCGCCTCGGCCTCAAGTCCGATCCGAAAGGTGCTGTCCCCGGTGATCGACACGTTTTCGATCGGGTCCATTTGCAAAGCAACATACAGGCTCATCAGTCTCTCCTGAACGGAATCACCTGCTTGTCACCCGCTGCTTGACCGGATGCAAGCGTCAGGCGAAACAATCGCCGAAGGCGTTTTCCAAAAGCTCGACACGCCCAAGCGCATCCACCAGAGCCACATCGAAGCGCATTTCGCAGGTCATGCCGCCCGGCTGGGACGCGCAAAATTCCAAGGCAGCATTGCAGATCCGGGCCTGCTGCGACCGATTAAGGCGCTGCGCAGCCTCTGCATGTGACCGGGATTTCTTGACTTCGATAAAGACGAAACACTCACCCTGCCGACAGATCAAGTCGATCTCTCCTGATGTGGCGCGCCAGCGTCGATGCAAAACCCGCAACCCGCGTCTTTCCATAAGAAGCGCGACATTTTCTTCGGCAAAACGCCCCGAAAGATCCGCCATGCGGCCGCGCGACTGCCTGCTTCTGGGTGCCTTGCCGAAACCAGCCCTGCCCGGCAACACCGGGTTATAATCAAAAGCCAGGGCAGTTGCGTTCATGTCTTTCTTTCTCCGTTACGCGCCCATGGTCAGGGCGATCTGATAAACATCGCGACGCGGAAGACCCAGTTCCTCTGCCACCTGACGCGCGGCGTCCTTGACCTTCATTTGCGACAGGGCGCCCTGCAGCGCCGCACGCACCGCTGCCTCATCAGCCTGTCGCGGTGGCGCGCGATCCAGCAGGATCACGACCTCACCTTTCATCCGGGCGATCCGCGGATCATCCAACAATTCCTGCGCTGTTCCCCGAATCACCTCTTCGAATTTCTTCGTCAGTTCGCGCGCCACGACTGTACCCCTGTCCGGGTCAATTTCGCACAATTCTTCCAATGTTTGATTAACGCGCCTTGGGCTTTCGAAAAGGATCACGGTCGCATCCACCGCCATCCATTTGCGCAGCCAGCTTTGCCGTTGCCCCTTGCCAGTCGGCGGGAAGCCCGCAAACAGAAAACGGTCACTGGGAAGCCCCGATACGGTCAGCGCGGCCAGGGGCGCCGACGGCCCCGGGATCGCATGGATCCGTACACCCGCCTCGGCCGCCTCTCGTGCCAGGCGAAAGCCGGGGTCTGAGACCAGCGGCGTTCCGGCATCCGAGGCAAAGGCCACGCTGGCCCCCTGCTGCAGCGCCGCCATCAGCGCCGGTTGGGACCGGTCCGCGTTATGATCGTGATGCGACAGGATGCGGCGCCCGCGCAGCGGCACGCCATGGATGTCCAGAAGGTGCCGCATGACCCGCGTATCTTCGGCGGCCAGCAGATCGGCGGAATTCAGCACATCCAGTGCCCGCAGCGTGATATCGCGCGCCGTCCCGATCGGCGTGGCGACCAGATAGAGGCCGGATTCAAGCTGTTGCGCCTCGATATGGGCGGCGATGCGGCGTGGCGGCTCTTCGGGCGGCCGACCCGATTTCATGGCGTCTTCTGGCCGTTTATCGGACATCTACCCTCCCCTTCTGCGTCGTGGTGTGATTGCGAATCCGGTCTCTTGCCCATAGGCTGACAGCAAAGTGTATAGCAGGGAAGTTTCATATGTTTGCATCTGCCACAACCCGGCCGACCTCGGGTCTGCGCCGCGTCATGGGCCGCGCCGCCGCAGTCCTGTCGGCCTTTGTCCTCGCGGCCTGTCAGCCGATGGACGGCGATCAAAGCGTCATCAAGACAAATTACGGCCAGCTGATCGAGCCCGGCCAGCCGGTTCAGGTCGCGCTTCTGGCCCCGGCGGGCAGCGGTTCGGCCGATCTTGAGCGTCTGGCGCGCAGCCTGAAGAATGCCGCCCGCATGGCCGCCGCCGATGCCCAGGGCGCCAATATCGATCTGCG from Paracoccus fistulariae carries:
- a CDS encoding helix-turn-helix transcriptional regulator; translated protein: MISQKGGDPTVLVMDEPTLRDLQDRDRQFLLELGDNVAIGLAFGSVAFGVACYNDPALRTRSISIFPINVRLDVWLSIVRLISHGGSYVCPDVIAEQASDMRHDPNEDICLTQRQIDVLRLVADGQPNKRIADQLGLSVHTVKLHLHNACLRLGARNRTEAAMRFRASRL
- a CDS encoding quaternary amine ABC transporter ATP-binding protein, producing the protein MAEAIHDIDIRGLYKIFGPNGAAHVADVKAGMTKDELKEKYDHVLGLDDINLTIPAGRIQVVMGLSGSGKSTLIRHINRLIEPTVGEIMFDGQDVVRMSQQQLRDFRRQKTAMVFQKFALFPHRTVMENTTYGLNIRGVSSNQAKERARYWIERVGLKGFEESYPNQLSGGMQQRVGLARALTNDAEILLMDEAFSALDPLIRMDMQSVLLDLQEELRKTIIFITHDLDEALRLGDRIAILRAGRIVQEGTGEQIVLRPKDDYIADFVREVSRGKVLKVGTITRRGVTVESPVTLPADVILEEAARTMTNAEYGRANVADASGKVIGSVTLAKVVAEMIAPDDSDDSLSQTDQALSA
- a CDS encoding ABC transporter permease produces the protein MDLIDFPSLSRGDLRDIRVTIDGGFREFTRAYGEPLEKMFHPIQTLLTFIEDLLIDTPWILVMAAMALIVWGLSRSWKIVLGTVIALYLIGLFGMWEDTMRTIAMVAVCTLIAIVVGIPIGILMARSDRANAIITPILDMMQTMPSFVYLIPVVMIFGLGKVPGVIAVVIYAIPPIIRLTNLGIRQVPKDVLEAADAFGSSAMQKLKDVQLPLALPTIMAGVNQTIMMSLAMVVVASMIGVRGLGQPVLQAINNQYFTLGVMNGLAIVAIAIIFDRSTQAYGKRLQKHLEAVHG
- a CDS encoding ABC transporter substrate-binding protein translates to MTPLKTGLALLGLMTVAPAAFAAEDCGDVTIAEMNWASAGLAAWVDKIILEEGYDCNVELITGDTVPTFTSMNEKAEPDVAPELWVNAVKIPLDAAVEEGRIIIASEILSDGGVEGFWIPTKLAEENNIKTLEEALQHPDLFPGAEDESKGAFFSCPSGWACQIITQNQTRAMDIEGKGFELIDPGSAAGLDGSIARAFNRDEGWLGYYWAPTAILGKYEMTRLELGVDHNREAWDSCTVVNNCPEPELNEWPRSDVFTAVTKEFAEANAVTMDYLGKRAWSNETVNAMLAWMGDNQATNEDGAYYFLENHPEVWGEWVSEDVAKRVQDAL
- the gshB gene encoding glutathione synthase produces the protein MSLYVALQMDPIENVSITGDSTFRIGLEAEARGHRLFQYTPDNLRYDEGRVIAKGRPITLRREEGNHVSFGDWAEVDLSEFDVIWLRQDPPFDMAYVTSTHLLDRVHPDTLVVNDPFWVRNSPEKLMVLDFPDLTPPTMIARDPAAFRDFRAKHGEIIVKPLYGNGGAGVFHLKPGDPNLSSLLETFAGINREPMIAQKYLSAVVEGDKRIILVDGEPVGAINRVPQKGETRSNMHVGGRAEKVGLTEREHEICARLTPVLKEKGLLFTGIDVIDGWLTEINVTSPTGIQELERFDGINAAEAIWVAIERKLASR
- a CDS encoding YraN family protein gives rise to the protein MADLSGRFAEENVALLMERRGLRVLHRRWRATSGEIDLICRQGECFVFIEVKKSRSHAEAAQRLNRSQQARICNAALEFCASQPGGMTCEMRFDVALVDALGRVELLENAFGDCFA
- the rsmI gene encoding 16S rRNA (cytidine(1402)-2'-O)-methyltransferase, with translation MKSGRPPEEPPRRIAAHIEAQQLESGLYLVATPIGTARDITLRALDVLNSADLLAAEDTRVMRHLLDIHGVPLRGRRILSHHDHNADRSQPALMAALQQGASVAFASDAGTPLVSDPGFRLAREAAEAGVRIHAIPGPSAPLAALTVSGLPSDRFLFAGFPPTGKGQRQSWLRKWMAVDATVILFESPRRVNQTLEELCEIDPDRGTVVARELTKKFEEVIRGTAQELLDDPRIARMKGEVVILLDRAPPRQADEAAVRAALQGALSQMKVKDAARQVAEELGLPRRDVYQIALTMGA